CTTTCCATTCCAGCGAAGAACGAGTAAAACTGCGATGATCGATATGTTTGGCAACACGAACAAAAACGGAATCTCATGAAAAAGTCCATATACGGCGAGATTGGAAGAAATGACTGAGATCGCCGATCCACTGAGAACGGGAATTTCCTGTTCGAAGAAACGAACCAAAAAATGATTTGGGCTCGTAGAGGGAAGGTCCTTGAGAATCAATTCCACAAGAACACCGTAGGTCGTCAAAAAAGTTATCGGTAACAAAAACGAAAGAAAGAAATAGTTTCCAAATGCGTCGGAATAATGAGGCGCACCGATGATTCCACCGAGCAACGTCCAGAGATAAGAAACAAAGGCGGAAACAAAGAATGCGATTGCTCCGTACTGAGGACTTCCGTTGAATTCCAACAATTTGATAAGTTCGTCCGGAACAATCCGAATCCAATCCACAAGCTCAAATCTTTCGAAGGATTCTCTTCCGGAAAGAAAGAGAAGTTTAAAGTAATAATTCGCAAGTGCGAGTAAGACCGAAACGATTCCGAAAAAGATTAGATAAAGTAAAAATTCCATATCAGTGCCTGAAATGCCTCATCCCCGTAAAGACCATAATGAGTCCGTGTTCGTCGGCGGCTTGAATGACCTCCGGATCCCGAACCGAACCTCCCGGTTGGATGATCGCTTTAGCGCCCGCTTTTGCGAGTGCGTCGATTCCGTCTCTAAACGGAAAGAACGCGTCACTTGCGACATAAGAACCGACTACGGATAAACCGACGTTTAATGCCTTGTTGGCACCTAATTGCACCGAGTCGACTCTGGACATTTGTCCCGCGCCGATTCCGAGGGTTGCGTTTTCCTCCGTATAAACGATCGCATTGGATTTGATAAAACGAACACAAGACCAAGCAAACATCAAACCACGAATATCATCGGGCGTAGGTTGTTTTTTAGTAACTACTTTTAGATCTTTTTCCGTAATCGTAGTATAATCCCGTTCTTGTATGAGCAAACCGTGATGGATCGGTCTTAGATCCAATTCGTCGAGCGCCTCTTTGAAATCTTCGATTTCGATCAGACGGATATTCGGCTTTTTAGAAAAGATGTCCAGGGCGTCCGGAGTGAACTTTTGAGCGATCACTCCTTCCACGAAGTTTTCCGTGATAACGGTCGCCAATTCTCCGTTTACGATTCCTTTGATTCCGATTACTCCGCCGAATGCTGAAATCGGGTCGGTTCTTCTCGCAAGCTGAAACGCTTCCAAAGGATCGTCCGCGTATGCGATCCCGCAAGGATTGAGATGTTTGATGATACAGACCGTGTTTTCTGGAAGCAGGCTTGAGATATGAAACGCCGCGTCGAAGTCCAGCATATTGTTGAACGACAATTCCTTTCCTTGCAAAGGAGAAAAATCGCTCTTCACAAAAAGGGGTTCGTAAAAGGACGCGGCTTGATGAGGGTTTTCCCCATATCTAAGTTTTTGTTTTTTTAAGAAGGAAAGATTGAGGATATCCGGAAATACGTCCCCTGCTTGTTTGTTGAACCAGGATGAAATCGCGGTATCATACATCGCAGTATGAGAAAACGCTTTTCTCATATAACTCGAGGCCACTTCTTCCGAAATTCCTCCAGATGAAATCAGAGTTTGTATTTCCTTATAATCATTCGGATCGGTGAGAACGAGTGTGTGTTTGTAATTCTTAGCTGCGCTTCGAATCATCGAAGGCCCGCCTATATCAATATTTTCGATCGCTTCTTCCAATCGTACTTCGGGTTTGGAAACCGTGTTTAAAAACGGATACAAGTTAACGACTACCAAATCTATTTTAGGAATTTTTAATTCTTCCATTTTTTGTTTGTGAGCCGGATTGGAAACGACTCCGAGAAGACCTCCATGTACTTTCGGATGGAGGGTTTTGACTCTTCCATCTAAAATTTCCGGAAAACCAGTGTAATCGTCAATCGCGATCGCATCGATTCCATTGTCTTTCAGAAGCTTTAAGGTTCCGCCGGTCGAAATGATTTCTACACCGTTTCGATTTAAAAATTGTGCAAACTCTACTAAACCGGATTTATCACTGACGGAGATCAGGGCTCTTTTGATTTGTATCATTGTTTATCGGATGTTGACCTTTCTATTTTGGATCGTAAGCCTATCCTCGCAAAAGTATTGAACCGCGAGTGGTAGGATTTTATGTTCCTCTTTAAGAATCTTTAAAGTCAAATCTCTTTCCGACATTCCTTCTTCGATTTTCACGATTCCTTGAAGGATCACCGGACCTGAATCCACACCTTCGTCCACAAAATGGGCGGTACAACCGGCAATCTTGACCCCGTATTCAAAGGCCTGTTTTTGAGCGTTCAATCCTGGAAATGCTGGTAAAAGAGAAGGATGGATATTGATGATACGATTGGGAAAAGTCTGGATGACCTGACTTTTCAGGATTT
The nucleotide sequence above comes from Leptospira weilii. Encoded proteins:
- the purH gene encoding bifunctional phosphoribosylaminoimidazolecarboxamide formyltransferase/IMP cyclohydrolase is translated as MIQIKRALISVSDKSGLVEFAQFLNRNGVEIISTGGTLKLLKDNGIDAIAIDDYTGFPEILDGRVKTLHPKVHGGLLGVVSNPAHKQKMEELKIPKIDLVVVNLYPFLNTVSKPEVRLEEAIENIDIGGPSMIRSAAKNYKHTLVLTDPNDYKEIQTLISSGGISEEVASSYMRKAFSHTAMYDTAISSWFNKQAGDVFPDILNLSFLKKQKLRYGENPHQAASFYEPLFVKSDFSPLQGKELSFNNMLDFDAAFHISSLLPENTVCIIKHLNPCGIAYADDPLEAFQLARRTDPISAFGGVIGIKGIVNGELATVITENFVEGVIAQKFTPDALDIFSKKPNIRLIEIEDFKEALDELDLRPIHHGLLIQERDYTTITEKDLKVVTKKQPTPDDIRGLMFAWSCVRFIKSNAIVYTEENATLGIGAGQMSRVDSVQLGANKALNVGLSVVGSYVASDAFFPFRDGIDALAKAGAKAIIQPGGSVRDPEVIQAADEHGLIMVFTGMRHFRH
- the purN gene encoding phosphoribosylglycinamide formyltransferase; translated protein: MASPFTKPKKKIVFLASGRGSNLKAVLQSIKVGKIRGVASALICDNPDAKALEIAQEFKFPSHVFNFASFADKSEYHKKLLNFLIELEPDLIVTAGYMKILKSQVIQTFPNRIINIHPSLLPAFPGLNAQKQAFEYGVKIAGCTAHFVDEGVDSGPVILQGIVKIEEGMSERDLTLKILKEEHKILPLAVQYFCEDRLTIQNRKVNIR